Proteins from a single region of Candidatus Effluviviaceae Genus I sp.:
- a CDS encoding MoxR family ATPase translates to MYSDIKAIGERIERESAFVGTLVSEIDRVIVGQRSMVERLLIGLLADGHVLIEGVPGLAKTLAVRTLARAISTRFQRIQFTPDLLPADLIGTMVYSPGTGAFTAKKGPIFANLVLADEINRAPAKVQSALLEAMQERQVTIGDQTYPLERPFLVLATQNPIEQEGTYPLPEAQIDRFMLKLRVTYPSREEELEIMNRMAGGKEPEARPVVSPEAILAARSLAAEIYVDEKIKKYILDIVFATREPEAYGLDIAGLIAYGASPRASIYLSIAARAHAFLRGRPYVTPEDVKAIAMDVLRHRVIITYEAEAEELTSEDIVQRILDSVEVP, encoded by the coding sequence TTGTACTCGGACATCAAAGCGATCGGCGAGCGCATCGAGCGCGAGAGCGCGTTCGTCGGGACGCTGGTGAGCGAGATCGACAGGGTCATCGTCGGCCAGCGCTCCATGGTCGAGCGGCTCCTCATCGGGCTCCTTGCCGACGGGCACGTGCTCATCGAGGGCGTGCCCGGACTTGCGAAGACCCTCGCGGTGCGCACGCTCGCCAGAGCGATCAGCACGCGGTTCCAGCGCATTCAGTTCACGCCGGACCTCCTGCCTGCGGACCTCATCGGCACGATGGTGTACTCGCCGGGCACCGGGGCGTTCACCGCGAAGAAGGGCCCGATCTTCGCCAACCTCGTGCTGGCCGACGAGATCAACCGCGCCCCGGCGAAGGTGCAGAGTGCGCTCCTCGAGGCGATGCAGGAGCGGCAGGTGACGATCGGCGACCAGACCTATCCGCTCGAGCGGCCGTTCCTCGTGCTCGCGACGCAGAACCCCATCGAGCAGGAGGGCACCTATCCGCTCCCCGAGGCGCAGATCGACCGGTTCATGCTCAAGCTCCGCGTGACGTACCCGTCGCGCGAGGAGGAGCTCGAGATCATGAACCGGATGGCCGGCGGGAAGGAGCCGGAGGCGCGGCCCGTCGTCTCGCCGGAGGCGATCCTCGCGGCCAGGTCGCTCGCCGCGGAGATCTACGTCGACGAGAAGATCAAGAAGTACATCCTCGACATCGTGTTCGCCACCCGCGAGCCCGAAGCGTACGGCCTCGACATCGCCGGCCTCATCGCGTACGGGGCCTCGCCGCGGGCGTCCATCTACCTCTCGATCGCGGCGCGCGCGCACGCGTTTCTGAGGGGCCGGCCGTACGTGACGCCGGAGGACGTCAAGGCCATCGCGATGGACGTCCTCAGGCACCGCGTGATCATCACGTACGAGGCGGAGGCGGAGGAACTGACCTCCGAGGACATCGTGCAGAGGATCCTCGACAGCGTCGAGGTCCCGTGA
- a CDS encoding DUF58 domain-containing protein, with the protein MIPRDVLRKIRRIEIRTKRLVSDVFSGEYQSVFKGRGMEFTEVREYLHGDDIRSIDWNVTARMGHPYVKKFDEERQLTIVFLVDASASERFGTVGRTKTELAAELCAVLALSAARSNDRVGLIEFTDRIEKVVPPDRGRRHALRVIRELLYLRPEGRGTDIPLALDYLSNVVRRHAIVFLVSDFLAEGYERALAVANRRYDLIAVQVEDPREREFPSVGLVELADAESGRRVVVDTASAAFRERYAEGARRRREERDRTLRRLGVDTIALTTGADYIEPLARFFRMRERRAGALAARGRA; encoded by the coding sequence ATGATCCCCAGGGACGTGCTCAGGAAGATCCGCCGGATCGAGATCCGGACGAAGCGCCTTGTGAGCGACGTGTTCTCGGGCGAGTACCAGAGTGTGTTCAAGGGCCGGGGCATGGAGTTCACCGAGGTGCGCGAGTACCTCCACGGCGACGACATCCGCTCCATCGACTGGAACGTGACGGCCCGCATGGGCCATCCCTACGTGAAGAAGTTCGACGAGGAGCGGCAGCTCACCATCGTGTTCCTGGTGGACGCGAGCGCGTCGGAGCGCTTCGGGACCGTCGGGCGGACGAAGACCGAGCTCGCCGCCGAGCTGTGCGCGGTCCTCGCGCTCTCGGCCGCGCGGAGCAACGACCGCGTCGGTCTCATCGAGTTCACCGACCGCATCGAGAAGGTCGTCCCGCCCGACCGCGGGCGCCGGCACGCGCTCAGGGTCATCCGGGAGCTGCTCTACCTGCGGCCCGAGGGGCGCGGAACCGACATCCCGCTCGCGCTCGACTACCTCTCGAACGTCGTGCGGCGACACGCGATCGTCTTCCTCGTGAGCGACTTCCTCGCCGAGGGCTACGAGCGGGCCCTTGCCGTCGCGAACCGCCGGTACGACCTCATCGCGGTGCAGGTGGAGGACCCGCGCGAACGCGAGTTCCCGTCGGTGGGCCTCGTCGAGCTGGCCGACGCCGAATCGGGCAGGCGAGTCGTCGTGGACACGGCGAGCGCGGCCTTCCGGGAGCGCTACGCGGAAGGCGCGCGGCGGCGGCGCGAGGAGCGCGACCGGACCCTCAGGCGGCTCGGCGTGGACACGATCGCGCTCACGACCGGGGCGGACTACATCGAGCCGCTTGCCCGCTTCTTCCGCATGCGCGAACGGCGGGCCGGCGCGCTGGCGGCGCGGGGGAGGGCATGA
- a CDS encoding VWA domain-containing protein, translating into MLRLAHPWFLLALGFVPLLVWLEVRLAARRRPAVLFPDLGAVAFSARGALVKRAARLAARCLVVALVVVALARPQSGRGAESVLTEGIDIVLVLDVSGSMLTEDWQPTNRLAVAKAVVSDFIRGRSSDRIGMVVFAAQAFTQCPLTLDYAVLQELLASVKVGMIDENSTAIGMGIATAANRLRESDAKSRIMVLLTDGRNNAGEIDPVTAARAAGALGIRIYAIAAGTPEGGRMPVDDPVWGRHYVKVPTEIDEGTLREVAAVTGGRYFRAKTEGMLAEIYRQIGELEKTKIEVKHFTTYTELGPRFVVAALVALLALLAAEATVLRGMP; encoded by the coding sequence GTGCTGAGGCTTGCGCACCCGTGGTTTCTGCTCGCGCTCGGGTTCGTCCCGCTCCTCGTGTGGCTCGAGGTGCGGCTCGCGGCGCGCCGGCGTCCGGCCGTGCTGTTCCCGGACCTCGGCGCCGTGGCGTTCTCCGCGCGCGGCGCCCTCGTCAAGAGGGCGGCGAGGCTCGCGGCGCGCTGCCTCGTGGTCGCGCTTGTCGTCGTCGCGCTCGCGCGGCCGCAAAGCGGCAGGGGAGCGGAGTCCGTGCTGACCGAGGGCATCGACATCGTGCTCGTCCTCGACGTCTCGGGCAGCATGCTGACGGAGGACTGGCAGCCGACGAACCGGCTCGCGGTGGCCAAGGCCGTGGTGTCGGACTTCATCCGCGGGCGTTCGTCCGACCGGATCGGCATGGTGGTCTTCGCGGCGCAGGCGTTCACGCAGTGCCCGCTCACGCTCGACTACGCGGTGCTCCAGGAGCTGCTCGCGTCGGTGAAGGTGGGGATGATCGACGAGAACAGCACGGCGATCGGCATGGGCATCGCGACGGCCGCGAACAGGCTGCGCGAGAGCGACGCGAAGAGCCGGATCATGGTGCTGCTCACGGACGGGCGGAACAACGCCGGCGAGATCGACCCGGTCACCGCGGCGCGGGCCGCCGGCGCGCTGGGGATCAGGATCTACGCGATCGCGGCGGGCACGCCGGAGGGCGGCCGGATGCCGGTGGACGACCCGGTGTGGGGCAGGCACTACGTCAAGGTGCCCACGGAGATCGACGAGGGCACGCTCCGCGAGGTGGCCGCGGTCACCGGCGGGAGGTACTTCCGCGCGAAGACCGAGGGGATGCTCGCGGAGATCTACCGGCAGATCGGGGAGCTCGAGAAGACGAAGATCGAGGTGAAGCACTTCACGACGTACACGGAGCTCGGGCCGCGGTTCGTCGTCGCGGCGCTCGTCGCGCTCCTCGCGCTGCTGGCGGCGGAGGCGACGGTGCTGCGCGGCATGCCGTGA
- a CDS encoding VWA domain-containing protein, whose amino-acid sequence MRFAVPIDTVILWLVGLPLLAAVVLAVARVRQRRAALRAFAEPGLLAGIAPGASVERLRLKSAFIAAAVVLLGLAAARPQVGTKVGVARRQGVDLMIAIDVSASMEARDLVPSRFEKARREAQSIVNLLDGDRVGIIVFSGAAFVQCPLTVDYGAASMLLASAFPDMLPTPGTAIGDAVRKATASLAAYPERSKVLVLMTDGEDHGSDPLAAAKEAAAVGVRIYAIGFGSTAGEPIPLAAERGAGHRKDKTGQVVLSRLDEETLVRVAEATGGRYLRATDGEREIDVVAEEISKMQAGEIESRMLAHYEERFQFPLGLALGALLLEALLPDRVRRKNGAA is encoded by the coding sequence ATGCGATTCGCAGTGCCGATCGACACCGTCATTCTCTGGCTCGTGGGGCTGCCGCTCCTCGCGGCCGTCGTCCTCGCCGTCGCGCGGGTGAGGCAGCGGCGGGCGGCGCTCCGCGCGTTCGCGGAGCCGGGGCTCCTCGCGGGCATCGCGCCCGGCGCGTCCGTCGAGCGGCTCCGCCTCAAGTCGGCGTTCATCGCGGCGGCGGTCGTCCTTCTCGGCCTCGCCGCCGCGCGGCCGCAGGTCGGCACGAAGGTCGGCGTCGCCCGGCGTCAGGGCGTGGACCTCATGATCGCGATCGACGTCTCGGCCTCGATGGAGGCGCGCGACCTCGTCCCGAGCAGGTTCGAGAAGGCGCGCCGCGAGGCGCAGTCGATCGTCAACCTGCTCGACGGCGACCGCGTCGGGATCATCGTGTTCTCGGGCGCCGCGTTCGTGCAGTGCCCGCTCACCGTGGACTACGGCGCGGCCTCGATGCTCCTCGCGTCGGCGTTCCCGGACATGCTCCCGACGCCGGGCACGGCGATCGGCGACGCGGTGCGGAAGGCGACGGCGTCGCTTGCGGCCTACCCCGAGCGCTCCAAGGTCCTCGTGCTGATGACGGACGGCGAGGACCACGGCTCCGACCCGCTCGCCGCGGCGAAGGAAGCGGCGGCGGTCGGGGTGAGGATCTACGCCATCGGGTTCGGTTCCACCGCGGGGGAGCCGATCCCGCTTGCGGCCGAGCGCGGAGCCGGCCACAGAAAGGACAAGACCGGGCAGGTCGTGCTCTCGAGGCTGGACGAGGAGACGCTCGTCCGCGTGGCCGAGGCGACGGGCGGGCGCTACCTCAGGGCGACGGACGGCGAGCGCGAGATCGACGTCGTGGCCGAGGAGATCTCGAAGATGCAGGCTGGCGAGATCGAGTCGCGGATGCTCGCGCACTACGAGGAGCGCTTCCAGTTCCCGCTCGGGCTCGCGCTCGGCGCGCTCCTGCTCGAGGCGCTGCTGCCCGACCGGGTGAGGAGGAAGAACGGTGCGGCGTAG
- a CDS encoding tetratricopeptide repeat protein produces MRRSLAAVLLAALFAQAALAGPGDSASARNRAGNRLYSKSRYDEALAQYRAAQVVAPELLELFFNAGDALYRKGDLENAVREFSKAAASTDARLAADASYNAGNAMLAMGRPDQAIEAYKAALKRDPDHGDAKHNLELALMLLEQQEQQQQEQQDRQDQQDQKDQQGLQDQQGERDEQDERDQQGAESEPQEQGTDEQQPQRREAGMTEEDAARLLDAIDERERELQAELRAAQARKRAKVDKDW; encoded by the coding sequence GTGCGGCGTAGCCTGGCGGCTGTCCTTCTTGCGGCTCTGTTCGCGCAGGCGGCCCTCGCGGGCCCGGGGGACTCGGCGTCGGCGAGGAACCGCGCCGGGAACAGGCTGTACTCGAAGTCGCGGTACGACGAGGCGCTCGCGCAGTATCGGGCCGCGCAGGTCGTGGCGCCCGAGCTCCTCGAGCTCTTCTTCAACGCGGGCGACGCGCTCTACCGGAAGGGCGATCTCGAGAACGCCGTGCGGGAGTTCTCGAAGGCGGCCGCGTCGACCGACGCGCGCCTCGCGGCGGACGCGAGCTACAACGCGGGGAACGCGATGCTCGCCATGGGGCGTCCCGACCAGGCGATCGAGGCGTACAAGGCGGCCCTCAAGCGGGACCCGGACCACGGGGACGCCAAGCACAACCTCGAGCTGGCGCTCATGCTCCTCGAGCAGCAGGAACAGCAGCAACAGGAGCAGCAGGACCGGCAGGACCAGCAGGATCAGAAGGACCAGCAGGGCCTGCAGGACCAGCAGGGCGAGCGGGACGAGCAGGACGAGCGGGACCAGCAGGGCGCTGAGAGCGAGCCGCAGGAGCAGGGCACGGATGAGCAGCAGCCCCAGCGGCGCGAGGCGGGCATGACCGAGGAGGACGCCGCGCGGCTGCTCGACGCCATCGACGAGCGCGAGCGCGAGCTGCAGGCGGAGCTTCGCGCGGCGCAGGCCAGGAAGAGGGCGAAGGTTGACAAGGACTGGTAG